One Thermomicrobiales bacterium genomic window, GCCGCCGCGAGCACTGCAGCGTTCACTCGCTCGCTGTCGGCATCCGACACGCCAGCTGCAACGCGCTTCGCGACCGCGTCGGCCGCCGCTCGCGCGTCGGCTAGCTCCGCTTTCAACGCAGCAAAGCCGGGATCATCAGCGTCACTCGCTCGCGGCAGTCCGTCCCAGAGCGGCACGATCTCTTCCAGCGCCGCTGACATCTCGTCCAGCGCAGCACCGACATCGATGGGCACGACGACTTCCGTCGCCAAACGTCCAACTGTCTCGACATAGACGCGAGCATCGCGCGCCAGGTGTTCCGGATCGACCTTGTCGAACGTGTCTTCGCTCGTATGCCACCACCAGCCAAGGCCGCCACCACGTCCCGAGCCGCCCAGCAGGAACGCCTGGTCGGCTGACATCTCGTTGGATTCGCCCTGCTGTGACAGCGACATATAGAAGGACGACAAGCCAACGCCCCAGAACGACTGATCGCCAGCGCGCCCGAATCGTCGGTAGTCCAGCGCCTGATCAGTCTGGCGGCCGATGATCTCCCGTGCCAACGGATAGGTTTCCGCCATCGTGTTCGCACCGGTCAGGTCGGTCGCGCCAATCGCGCCGGTCGAGTCGACATTGACGTGCGCGACGCAGCGCTCGCGCAGGTCGAACCAGAACGCGTCGGCGTACCAGGTCGATCCGGCATAGCGGGCGTGCGAATGCCCCGACCAGAAGGCGAAGCGAACTCCGCGACGCAACTCCGTGCGGTGCGCCGCCAGCACGCGCGCCGTCTCGATCATCGTGGCGTTTGCGGAGCCGTTGTCCATGGCGCCGTAGTACCACGAGTCAACGTGGCCGCTGAACATCACATAGTCACGATCATCGACGTCCAGGTCAGCGATGAGCGTCGGGATCTTGCGCCAGCCTGTATCGACGTCGGTCTTCACCGTCGCGCGAGCCGGGCCGGACTCCAGACGCTTCTTCAGCTTCTCGCCGGTCGCCGTATCAATGGAGACAATCGCGACGCGCGGCACTCGATCCAGGCGATCAGGCGTCGGCGAGCCCCAGACTGGCGAGACGATCATCTCGTGGATGTGGTCGCCGGAGATGCTGATGACCGCGAGGGCACCAGCCTGCGTCGCGTCATCGGCCTTTGCCGGTGTCGACAGCCCCTCGGTCAGCGCGATCTTGCCCCGAGCGCCAGCGGCCGCCAGCTCCTGCGGCGTGCCGCGACCGGCGTAGACGAGCTCGCCCGATACTCCGGCATGGCCCGTATTGATTGAAAACGCGTGTGCAATACAGGGAGTGAGCGACTCGCCGTCAACAACAATCTCGCCGCTGATCGGGAGGCTCACCAGGCAGGTCGGCTCATACAACGACGTCTTCAGGCCAAGGCCCTGCAATGTCTCTGCGATGTAGTCGAATGCCTTGCGTTCATCCTCACTGCCGGAGAGGCGAACCCACTGCGCGATCGCTTTGGTGTCCGCCATCATGCGATCGGAGGAAACCTCATCGATCCATTCGGCAGGTGCCGTCGTTGCCATTCCCGCTCACTCCCCTCTTGCTCAGCCTAGTCGCACTCGGCGATGCACTCGACTTCGACCAGTGCCCCGGCCGGAAGCTTGGCGACCTGCACGGTTGAGCGGGCCGGCTTCGCGTCACCGAAGTGCTCGGCATAGACGCCGTTGAATGTGGCGAAATCGTCCAGGTTCACCAGGAAGCAGGTCGTCTTCACAACCCTGCTCAGCGACGAACCGGCCTCAGCCAGAACCGCCTTCAGGTTTTCCATGACGCGCTCGGTCTGAGCAGTGATGTCACCCTCAACGAGCTTGCCAGTCGCCGGATCCAGCGGAATCTGGCCGGCGGTAAAGACATGACTGCCAGACTTGATCGCCTGCGAATACGGGCCAATCGCCCCCGGTGCCTTGTCGGTCGCGATAATCGTCCCCACAATACCCTCCTGTCTGATCTGATTACCTCTGCGGTACGGTAGTGCAGCACTGCGCTCTTCGCACCGGCTGCCTTCTATCATCGCAGAGGATGCCGGTCAATGCTCATGAGTTCGCTGGTCAGATCCACCCGGCTCGTTCGGGGATCCGCAAGATGCAATCGAGAATGCTGTGATGCGACCGACGGTTGTCATCGTGAACTACAACGGAGCCGCAACGCTGTGTCACTGCCTGGCCGCGTTGCAGTCGCAGAGCGAGCGACCCAACATCATCGTCGTCGACAATGCTTCACAGGACGATTCGCTCGAATCCGCCGTGCGCGCATTTCCGAACGCGGCGTTCGTGCCGCTTCGTCACAACGCTGGATTCGCCCGCGCCTTTAACATCGGAGTACAGCGCATAGCTGATCCGACCGGCATCGTCATCGCACTGAACCCTGACACGCATCCGCGCCCTGACTTCATTGAACAGATCACGGCTCCCTTGCGATCCGAAC contains:
- a CDS encoding M28 family peptidase, which encodes MATTAPAEWIDEVSSDRMMADTKAIAQWVRLSGSEDERKAFDYIAETLQGLGLKTSLYEPTCLVSLPISGEIVVDGESLTPCIAHAFSINTGHAGVSGELVYAGRGTPQELAAAGARGKIALTEGLSTPAKADDATQAGALAVISISGDHIHEMIVSPVWGSPTPDRLDRVPRVAIVSIDTATGEKLKKRLESGPARATVKTDVDTGWRKIPTLIADLDVDDRDYVMFSGHVDSWYYGAMDNGSANATMIETARVLAAHRTELRRGVRFAFWSGHSHARYAGSTWYADAFWFDLRERCVAHVNVDSTGAIGATDLTGANTMAETYPLAREIIGRQTDQALDYRRFGRAGDQSFWGVGLSSFYMSLSQQGESNEMSADQAFLLGGSGRGGGLGWWWHTSEDTFDKVDPEHLARDARVYVETVGRLATEVVVPIDVGAALDEMSAALEEIVPLWDGLPRASDADDPGFAALKAELADARAAADAVAKRVAAGVSDADSERVNAAVLAAAKALVPVNYTESGEFGHDLALGSSPIPTLRPHRPVIAMTDDELWGSTHALRRAINRVRFAVRTATNA
- a CDS encoding RidA family protein; its protein translation is MGTIIATDKAPGAIGPYSQAIKSGSHVFTAGQIPLDPATGKLVEGDITAQTERVMENLKAVLAEAGSSLSRVVKTTCFLVNLDDFATFNGVYAEHFGDAKPARSTVQVAKLPAGALVEVECIAECD